In Pseudoliparis swirei isolate HS2019 ecotype Mariana Trench chromosome 11, NWPU_hadal_v1, whole genome shotgun sequence, a genomic segment contains:
- the dnajc5gb gene encoding dnaJ (Hsp40) homolog, subfamily C, member 5 gamma b, with product MEDPNKLQRKMSTAGVSLYKTLGLEKGASPEDIKKAYRKLALRHHPDKNPDNPEAADKFKVINAANSILSDENKRRIYDEYGSMGLYVAEQFGDDSVKYYFLMSKCWFKTLLVCCSIFTCCCCFCCCCFCCGKCKTPEEEDNFEYVDPEDLEAEIREHDKGENAPIVIQPHATNGAS from the exons ATGGAGGACCCAAACAAACTTCAGCGTAAAATGTCCACAGCAGGAGTCAGCCTGTATAAAACCCTGGGACTGGAGAAGGGAGCATCTCCAGAAGACATAAAGAAGGCCTACAG GAAACTGGCGTTGAGGCATCACCCCGATAAGAACCCAGACAACCCGGAAGCTGCCGACAAATTCAAGGTGATCAACGCCGCCAACTCCATCCTCAGCGACGAGAACAAGCGGAGGATCTACGACGAGTACGGCTCCATGGGGCTCTACGTGGCCGAGCAGTTCGGGGACGACAGCGTCAAATACTACTTCCTCATGTCCAAGTGCTGGTTCAAG ACCCTCCTGGTGTGCTGCAGTATtttcacctgctgctgctgtttctgctgctgctgtttctgCTGCGGGAAGTGCAAAACCCCCGAGGAAGAGGACAACTTTGAATACGTGGACCCCGAGGACCTCGAGGCGGAGATCAGAGAACACGATAAAG GTGAGAATGCACCGATCGTGATTCAGCCTCACGCCACCAACGGCGCCTCGTGA
- the LOC130201062 gene encoding proton-coupled zinc antiporter SLC30A2-like, which translates to MALPAEKLPIEAHLESLSCGGSPKHECSDDSESSDDAGSEDGLWRPGGLCREEGSVSAAETAERRAARRKLYLACGVCLVFMIGEVVGGYAAQSLAIMTDAAHLLTDFCSIVISIFSLWLSTWPQTHAMTFGWHRAEVLGMMLSMLSIWAVTALLVASAAQRISDGDYDIDSRIMLITSGCAVAVNILMILILHQSGASHGHGLPAKRSQGSGHNHGHGNGHNHGHGNGHNHGHGNASVKAAFVHVVGDLVQSIGVVVAAAIIYFWPEYKVADPICTFLFSVLVLGTTIPITKDVLRILMAGAPQGVAVGSVKERLLSVRGVASLHSLHAWSLNTNRSLVSVHLATEGGADAPLVLAKASKLLRSEFGFSSVTIQVEH; encoded by the exons ATGGCGTTACCCGCGGAGAAGCTTCCGATCGAGGCTCACCTGGAGTCTCTCTCGTG CGGCGGTTCTCCGAAGCACGAGTGCTCGGACGACTCCGAGTCGAGCGACGACGCCGGCAGCGAGGACGGCCTGTGGCGGCCCGGCGGCCTCTGCCGGGAGGAGGGCTCCGTGTCGGCGGCCGAGACCGCCGAGAGGCGAGCGGCCAGAAGGAAGCTCTACTTGGCCTGCGGCGTCTGCCTCGTCTTCATGATCGGAGAGGTCGTCG GGGGGTACGCGGCTCAGAGTCTGGCCATCATGACGGACGCGGCTCATCTCCTGACGGACTTCTGCAGCATCGTCATCAGCATCTTCTCCCTGTGGCTCTCCACGTGGCCTCAGACGCACGCCATGACCTTCGGGTGGCATCGAGCAG AGGTTCTGGGCATGATGCTGTCGATGCTCTCCATCTGGGCCGTGACGGCGCTGCTCGTGGCGTCGGCCGCTCAGAGGATCTCTGACGGCGACTACGACATCGACAGTCGGATCATGCTCATAACCTCCGGCTGCGCCGTGGCCGTCAACATCCt gatgatCCTGATCCTCCACCAGTCCGGAGCCTCGCACGGCCACGGGCTTCCCGCCAAGCGGAGCCAGGGGAGCGGCCACAATCACGGCCACGGCAACGGGCACAATCACGGCCACGGCAACGGCCACAATCACGGCCACGGCAACGCCAGCGTGAAGGCGGCGTTCGTCCACGTGGTGGGAGACCTGGTGCAGAGTATCGGCGTCGTGGTGGCCGCCGCCATCATCTACTTCTGG CCTGAATATAAAGTAGCGGATCCGATTTGCACGTTCCTGTTCTCGGTTCTGGTTCTCGGGACGACGATTCCGATCACAAAGGATGTTCTCAGAATCCTGATGGCCG GCGCTCCTCAGGGCGTGGCGGTCGGCTCCGTGAAGGAGCGGCTGCTGTCGGTGAGGGGAGTGGCGTCGCTGCACAGCCTGCACGCGTGGAGCCTGAACACCAATCGCTCCTTAGTGTCTGTGCACCTGGCCACAG AAGGAGGCGCTGACGCTCCGCTCGTCCTCGCCAAGGCCTCAAAGCTCCTGCGCTCCGAGTTCGGCTTCTCCAGCGTCACGATCCAAGTGGAGCATTGA
- the tp53i3 gene encoding quinone oxidoreductase PIG3 isoform X1 codes for MHHILHTGRFLLGNASQTNLLNIFSVLRYTARRKCCSSFAKMMRAVCVDVPGGPENLLLRAVPRPRPKGREVLIKVHATALNRADLLQRRGLYPPPPGESDIIGLEVAGTVDTLGPGVKGGWRPDDRVMALLSGGGYAEYVSVPEELLMPIPPNLTLCQAAAIPEAWLTAFQLLVFIAQVKEGEVVLAHAGASGVGTAAVQLARLFDAVPVVTAGSPEKLKIAESLGAAAGFNYKEESFSKGVHDFTGGKGANVILDCIGGCNWEQNVSSLATDGRWVLYGTMGGRAVEGELLGRLLSKRGHLLCSLLRSRSLQYKADLVKAFSHRVLPHFSGQRASLRPVIDSIYSLEDIADAHRHMEANRNTGKIVINVIPPNQDTP; via the exons ATGCATCACATCCTGCACACTGGAAGATTTTTACTCGGAAACGCCTCCCAGACA AATTTGCTTAATATATTTTCTGTTTTGCGTTACACGGCCCGGCGCAAATGTTGCTCCAGCTTTGCCAAGATGATGCGCGCGGTGTGTGTCGACGTGCCCGGAGGACCAGAGAATCTGCTGCTGCGAGCCGTTCCGAGACCTCGGCCGAAAGGCAGAGAAGTCCTCATTAAAGTCCACGCGACGGCCCTCAACAGGGCGGACTTACTGCAG AGGCGAGGATTGTACCCACCTCCCCCAGGTGAGAGTGACATCATAGGCCTGGAGGTGGCTGGCACTGTGGATACTCTGGGTCCGGGGGTGAAAGGAGGCTGGAGGCCAGATGACCGGGTCATGGCCTTGCTCTCTGGAGGAGGATACGCAGAATATGTTTCTGTGCCCGAGGAGCTGCTGATGCCCATCCCCCCGAATCTCACTCTGTGCCAGGCTGCTGCGATCCCGGAGGCCTGGCTCACTGCTTTTCAGCTGCTGGTTTtcatag CTCAGGTGAAGGAGGGGGAAGTCGTTCTGGCTCACGCCGGAGCCAGCGGGGTGGGAACGGCCGCCGTTCAGCTGGCGCGTCTGTTCGATGCCGTGCCCGTCGTCACGGCAGGAAGCCCCGAAAAACTGAAGATAGCTGAGAGTCTGGGAGCCGCAGCGGGGTTCAACTACAAAGAGGAGAGCTTCTCGAAGGGCGTCCACGACTTCACAGGAG GAAAGGGAGCCAACGTCATCCTCGACTGCATCGGCGGCTGCAACTGGGAGCAGAATGTGAGCTCCCTAGCCACCGACGGCAGGTGGGTGCTGTACGGCACCATGGGGGGCCGGGCGGTCGAGGGCGAGCTGCTGGGAAGGCTGCTCTCCAAGCGAGGCCACTTGCTCTGCAGCCTCCTCCGCTCTCGCAGCCTTCAG TACAAAGCAGACCTGGTGAAGGCCTTCTCACACAGAGTGTTGCCGCACTTCTCCGGGCAGCGTGCCTCCCTGAGGCCGGTGATTGACAGCATATACAGCCTGGAGGACATCGCAGACGCTCACAGGCACATGGAGGCCAACAGGAACACGGGGAAGATCGTCATTAACGTGATTCCACCGAATCAGGACACTCCGTGA
- the tp53i3 gene encoding quinone oxidoreductase PIG3 isoform X3, which produces MMRAVCVDVPGGPENLLLRAVPRPRPKGREVLIKVHATALNRADLLQRRGLYPPPPGESDIIGLEVAGTVDTLGPGVKGGWRPDDRVMALLSGGGYAEYVSVPEELLMPIPPNLTLCQAAAIPEAWLTAFQLLVFIAQVKEGEVVLAHAGASGVGTAAVQLARLFDAVPVVTAGSPEKLKIAESLGAAAGFNYKEESFSKGVHDFTGGKGANVILDCIGGCNWEQNVSSLATDGRWVLYGTMGGRAVEGELLGRLLSKRGHLLCSLLRSRSLQYKADLVKAFSHRVLPHFSGQRASLRPVIDSIYSLEDIADAHRHMEANRNTGKIVINVIPPNQDTP; this is translated from the exons ATGATGCGCGCGGTGTGTGTCGACGTGCCCGGAGGACCAGAGAATCTGCTGCTGCGAGCCGTTCCGAGACCTCGGCCGAAAGGCAGAGAAGTCCTCATTAAAGTCCACGCGACGGCCCTCAACAGGGCGGACTTACTGCAG AGGCGAGGATTGTACCCACCTCCCCCAGGTGAGAGTGACATCATAGGCCTGGAGGTGGCTGGCACTGTGGATACTCTGGGTCCGGGGGTGAAAGGAGGCTGGAGGCCAGATGACCGGGTCATGGCCTTGCTCTCTGGAGGAGGATACGCAGAATATGTTTCTGTGCCCGAGGAGCTGCTGATGCCCATCCCCCCGAATCTCACTCTGTGCCAGGCTGCTGCGATCCCGGAGGCCTGGCTCACTGCTTTTCAGCTGCTGGTTTtcatag CTCAGGTGAAGGAGGGGGAAGTCGTTCTGGCTCACGCCGGAGCCAGCGGGGTGGGAACGGCCGCCGTTCAGCTGGCGCGTCTGTTCGATGCCGTGCCCGTCGTCACGGCAGGAAGCCCCGAAAAACTGAAGATAGCTGAGAGTCTGGGAGCCGCAGCGGGGTTCAACTACAAAGAGGAGAGCTTCTCGAAGGGCGTCCACGACTTCACAGGAG GAAAGGGAGCCAACGTCATCCTCGACTGCATCGGCGGCTGCAACTGGGAGCAGAATGTGAGCTCCCTAGCCACCGACGGCAGGTGGGTGCTGTACGGCACCATGGGGGGCCGGGCGGTCGAGGGCGAGCTGCTGGGAAGGCTGCTCTCCAAGCGAGGCCACTTGCTCTGCAGCCTCCTCCGCTCTCGCAGCCTTCAG TACAAAGCAGACCTGGTGAAGGCCTTCTCACACAGAGTGTTGCCGCACTTCTCCGGGCAGCGTGCCTCCCTGAGGCCGGTGATTGACAGCATATACAGCCTGGAGGACATCGCAGACGCTCACAGGCACATGGAGGCCAACAGGAACACGGGGAAGATCGTCATTAACGTGATTCCACCGAATCAGGACACTCCGTGA
- the tp53i3 gene encoding quinone oxidoreductase PIG3 isoform X2, whose amino-acid sequence MHHILHTGRFLLGNASQTARRKCCSSFAKMMRAVCVDVPGGPENLLLRAVPRPRPKGREVLIKVHATALNRADLLQRRGLYPPPPGESDIIGLEVAGTVDTLGPGVKGGWRPDDRVMALLSGGGYAEYVSVPEELLMPIPPNLTLCQAAAIPEAWLTAFQLLVFIAQVKEGEVVLAHAGASGVGTAAVQLARLFDAVPVVTAGSPEKLKIAESLGAAAGFNYKEESFSKGVHDFTGGKGANVILDCIGGCNWEQNVSSLATDGRWVLYGTMGGRAVEGELLGRLLSKRGHLLCSLLRSRSLQYKADLVKAFSHRVLPHFSGQRASLRPVIDSIYSLEDIADAHRHMEANRNTGKIVINVIPPNQDTP is encoded by the exons ATGCATCACATCCTGCACACTGGAAGATTTTTACTCGGAAACGCCTCCCAGACA GCCCGGCGCAAATGTTGCTCCAGCTTTGCCAAGATGATGCGCGCGGTGTGTGTCGACGTGCCCGGAGGACCAGAGAATCTGCTGCTGCGAGCCGTTCCGAGACCTCGGCCGAAAGGCAGAGAAGTCCTCATTAAAGTCCACGCGACGGCCCTCAACAGGGCGGACTTACTGCAG AGGCGAGGATTGTACCCACCTCCCCCAGGTGAGAGTGACATCATAGGCCTGGAGGTGGCTGGCACTGTGGATACTCTGGGTCCGGGGGTGAAAGGAGGCTGGAGGCCAGATGACCGGGTCATGGCCTTGCTCTCTGGAGGAGGATACGCAGAATATGTTTCTGTGCCCGAGGAGCTGCTGATGCCCATCCCCCCGAATCTCACTCTGTGCCAGGCTGCTGCGATCCCGGAGGCCTGGCTCACTGCTTTTCAGCTGCTGGTTTtcatag CTCAGGTGAAGGAGGGGGAAGTCGTTCTGGCTCACGCCGGAGCCAGCGGGGTGGGAACGGCCGCCGTTCAGCTGGCGCGTCTGTTCGATGCCGTGCCCGTCGTCACGGCAGGAAGCCCCGAAAAACTGAAGATAGCTGAGAGTCTGGGAGCCGCAGCGGGGTTCAACTACAAAGAGGAGAGCTTCTCGAAGGGCGTCCACGACTTCACAGGAG GAAAGGGAGCCAACGTCATCCTCGACTGCATCGGCGGCTGCAACTGGGAGCAGAATGTGAGCTCCCTAGCCACCGACGGCAGGTGGGTGCTGTACGGCACCATGGGGGGCCGGGCGGTCGAGGGCGAGCTGCTGGGAAGGCTGCTCTCCAAGCGAGGCCACTTGCTCTGCAGCCTCCTCCGCTCTCGCAGCCTTCAG TACAAAGCAGACCTGGTGAAGGCCTTCTCACACAGAGTGTTGCCGCACTTCTCCGGGCAGCGTGCCTCCCTGAGGCCGGTGATTGACAGCATATACAGCCTGGAGGACATCGCAGACGCTCACAGGCACATGGAGGCCAACAGGAACACGGGGAAGATCGTCATTAACGTGATTCCACCGAATCAGGACACTCCGTGA